In the genome of Deinococcus deserti VCD115, one region contains:
- the gcvP gene encoding aminomethyl-transferring glycine dehydrogenase, whose product MKPLSDLLQTHDFTARHLGPSEAEQADMLAELGVSSLDELTETTLPEAIQFRGELKAGEGVTEAQALADLKRVAQKNKVFRSYIGMGYHGTHTPPVILRNMLENPGWYTAYTPYQAEISQGRLEMLLNFQQVVMDLTGMPISNASLLDEGTAAAEAMTLAKRQAKSKGNVFFMADDVHPQTLDVVKTRAEYFGFEVVTGDPTAELPEGVFGVLVQYPGTYGDLRDLSPMAEKVHAVGGALIVAADLLACALVTPPGEQGADIVVGSAQRLGVPMGFGGPHAAFLACQEAYQRSMPGRVIGVSKDVRGKTALRMAMQTREQHIRREKATSNICTAQALLANMAAAYAVYHGADGLRTIAGRVHRLTGILARALQNAGLTPSVTFFDTLTFEGDAAAIRQRAEAKGINFRYEGNQVSVSLDETVTPADLADVAEAITGQTVDVLALDTQAVDGIPEGLKRTSEYLTHPVFQTHRSEHGMLRYLKMLENRDYSLVHGMIPLGSCTMKLNSTTEMIPVTWPEFGALHPFAPADQTEGYAELLAELEAWLADITGYDAISMQPNSGAQGEYAGLLVIRKYFESRGEHHRNVCLIPASAHGTNPASAAMMGMQVVVVKTDANGNIDFDDLTAQAEKHSENLAALMITYPSTHGVYEENVRDVCDLIHQHGGQVYLDGANMNAQVGVAKPGLIGSDVSHLNLHKTFAIPHGGGGPGMGPIGVKAHLAPFLPNHVVRDVSGSQTGAVSAAPYGSASILPISYLYIKLLGAHGLRKATQVALLNANYIASKLAGAYPILYKGKSNRVAHECIIDIRPLKQACGVTEEDIAKRLMDYGFHAPTMSFPVPGTLMIEPTESEPKAELDRFIDAMLQIRREIQEVQDGLLKAEESPLKHAPHTQDDLMADEWNRAYSRETAAYPSKHQKGWKYWPAVNRVDNVYGDRNFVCSCPPVEDYIGA is encoded by the coding sequence ATGAAACCGCTGTCTGACCTGCTTCAAACCCACGACTTCACTGCCCGTCACCTTGGCCCCAGCGAGGCGGAACAGGCAGATATGCTGGCCGAACTGGGCGTTTCCAGCCTGGACGAGTTGACCGAAACCACGCTGCCTGAAGCCATCCAGTTCCGCGGAGAGCTGAAGGCCGGCGAGGGCGTCACCGAGGCTCAGGCTCTGGCTGACCTGAAACGCGTCGCCCAGAAGAACAAGGTGTTCCGCAGCTATATCGGCATGGGGTATCACGGCACCCACACGCCTCCGGTGATTCTGCGCAACATGCTGGAAAATCCGGGCTGGTACACCGCCTACACGCCGTACCAGGCTGAAATCAGTCAGGGGCGTCTGGAGATGCTGCTGAACTTCCAGCAGGTCGTGATGGACCTGACTGGCATGCCGATCTCCAACGCTTCGCTGCTGGATGAAGGCACCGCCGCCGCCGAAGCCATGACCCTGGCCAAGCGTCAGGCAAAAAGCAAGGGCAACGTCTTTTTCATGGCCGACGACGTGCACCCGCAGACCCTGGACGTGGTCAAGACCCGCGCCGAGTACTTCGGCTTCGAAGTGGTGACCGGCGACCCGACTGCCGAGCTGCCTGAAGGGGTGTTCGGCGTGCTGGTCCAGTATCCCGGGACCTACGGCGATCTGCGCGACCTGTCTCCCATGGCCGAGAAGGTGCATGCAGTCGGCGGCGCACTGATCGTCGCAGCTGATCTGCTGGCCTGCGCACTGGTCACCCCTCCCGGCGAGCAGGGCGCGGACATCGTGGTAGGCAGCGCCCAGCGTCTGGGCGTGCCGATGGGCTTCGGTGGACCGCACGCTGCATTCCTGGCGTGTCAGGAGGCCTACCAGCGCTCCATGCCGGGCCGCGTGATCGGCGTCAGCAAGGACGTGCGCGGCAAGACTGCCCTGCGCATGGCCATGCAGACCCGTGAGCAGCACATCCGCCGTGAGAAGGCCACCAGCAACATCTGCACCGCACAGGCGCTGCTGGCCAACATGGCCGCGGCCTACGCCGTGTACCACGGTGCCGACGGCCTGCGCACCATTGCCGGCCGCGTGCATCGCCTGACCGGCATTCTGGCCAGAGCCCTCCAGAACGCGGGCCTGACGCCCAGCGTAACCTTCTTCGACACCCTGACCTTCGAAGGTGACGCAGCGGCTATCCGCCAGCGCGCGGAGGCCAAAGGCATCAACTTCCGCTATGAAGGCAACCAGGTCAGCGTGAGCCTGGACGAAACCGTGACTCCTGCTGATCTGGCAGACGTGGCCGAAGCCATTACCGGGCAGACTGTGGACGTGCTGGCGCTGGACACCCAGGCCGTGGACGGCATTCCTGAGGGCCTCAAGCGCACCAGTGAGTACCTGACCCACCCTGTCTTCCAGACCCACCGCAGTGAGCACGGCATGCTGCGCTACCTGAAGATGCTGGAAAACCGCGACTACAGCCTCGTTCACGGCATGATTCCACTGGGTTCGTGCACCATGAAGCTCAATTCCACCACCGAGATGATCCCGGTGACCTGGCCGGAATTCGGGGCGCTGCACCCCTTTGCCCCTGCCGACCAGACCGAAGGCTACGCCGAGCTGCTGGCGGAACTGGAAGCGTGGCTGGCCGACATCACCGGCTACGACGCGATTTCCATGCAGCCCAACAGCGGCGCACAGGGCGAGTACGCCGGCCTGCTGGTGATCCGCAAGTACTTCGAGAGCCGCGGCGAGCACCACCGGAACGTCTGCCTGATTCCCGCCAGTGCACACGGCACCAACCCCGCCAGCGCCGCCATGATGGGCATGCAGGTGGTGGTTGTGAAAACCGACGCGAACGGCAACATCGACTTTGACGACCTGACCGCCCAGGCCGAGAAGCACAGCGAGAACCTCGCCGCCCTGATGATCACCTACCCCAGCACCCACGGTGTGTACGAAGAGAACGTCAGGGACGTGTGCGACCTGATCCACCAGCACGGCGGTCAGGTGTACCTGGACGGTGCCAACATGAACGCACAGGTCGGCGTGGCCAAGCCAGGTCTGATCGGCAGTGACGTCTCGCACCTGAACCTGCACAAGACCTTTGCCATCCCGCACGGTGGCGGTGGCCCCGGCATGGGCCCCATCGGGGTCAAGGCTCACCTTGCCCCGTTCCTGCCCAACCACGTGGTGCGCGATGTCAGCGGCAGCCAGACCGGCGCCGTAAGTGCCGCGCCCTACGGCAGCGCGAGCATCCTCCCGATCAGCTACCTGTACATCAAACTGCTGGGCGCCCATGGCCTGCGCAAGGCCACCCAGGTGGCGCTGCTCAACGCCAACTACATTGCCAGCAAGCTCGCGGGCGCCTACCCCATCCTGTACAAGGGAAAAAGCAACCGCGTGGCGCACGAGTGCATCATTGATATCCGCCCCCTCAAGCAGGCGTGCGGCGTCACCGAGGAGGACATCGCCAAACGGCTGATGGACTACGGTTTCCACGCGCCCACCATGAGCTTCCCGGTGCCCGGTACCCTGATGATCGAGCCCACCGAATCCGAGCCGAAGGCCGAGCTCGACCGCTTCATAGACGCCATGCTGCAGATCCGCCGTGAGATTCAGGAGGTGCAGGACGGTCTGCTGAAGGCGGAGGAAAGCCCTCTGAAGCACGCACCCCACACCCAGGACGACCTGATGGCCGACGAGTGGAACCGCGCCTACAGCCGCGAAACAGCCGCGTACCCCAGCAAGCATCAGAAGGGCTGGAAGTACTGGCCTGCCGTCAACCGCGTGGACAATGTGTACGGCGACCGCAACTTCGTGTGCTCCTGCCCACCGGTTGAGGATTACATCGGCGCGTAA
- the gcvH gene encoding glycine cleavage system protein GcvH — MTTPTTLKYAASHEWLSEDGTVGITDHAQEQLGDVVYVELPEVGREVTAGEAVAVVESVKTASDIYAPASGRIVAVNEELSGNPELVNSAPYEGGWLFKLEVTEEGSDLLDAAAYDAQAH; from the coding sequence ATGACCACCCCCACCACCCTGAAATACGCAGCTTCCCACGAATGGCTCTCCGAGGACGGTACGGTCGGCATTACCGATCACGCGCAGGAGCAGCTGGGCGACGTGGTGTACGTCGAACTGCCCGAAGTGGGCCGTGAAGTCACCGCTGGCGAGGCCGTGGCCGTCGTGGAAAGCGTCAAGACCGCCTCCGACATCTACGCGCCCGCCAGTGGCCGGATCGTGGCTGTCAACGAGGAACTCAGCGGCAACCCCGAGCTGGTCAACAGCGCCCCCTACGAGGGCGGCTGGCTGTTCAAGCTGGAAGTCACCGAGGAAGGCTCGGACCTGCTCGACGCCGCCGCCTACGACGCCCAGGCTCACTAA
- the gcvT gene encoding glycine cleavage system aminomethyltransferase GcvT, with the protein MTQTPETALKRTPLHAAHLRAGARMVPFGGWDMPVQYSGLKAEHQAVRESAGVFDVSHMGEFRIQGEGALAFLQHVTPNDVSKLRPGRAQYNWLPNDRGGLVDDIYIYMVGENEYLMVVNASNIDKDWAHLQTLAAGFGVTLTNESDRWALLAVQGPKAAEVLQPHVDVDLGSKKKNAYFPARLFGFNVHLARTGYTGEDGFEVFIDASEAETVWDKLMAIGVTPAGLGARDTLRLEAGFPLYGHEFADDIHPLSSHYTWVVKDKPFYGREALQQPAQQKLIGLKLDKVPVREGYPVLQSGQVVGHVTSGTSSPTLGHPIALALVQAGAADATDFEVEVRGKAHPATRTDVPFYKAP; encoded by the coding sequence GTGACCCAGACCCCAGAAACAGCGCTCAAGCGGACCCCGCTGCATGCCGCCCACCTCCGTGCAGGGGCCCGGATGGTGCCGTTCGGCGGCTGGGACATGCCCGTGCAGTACAGCGGCCTCAAGGCCGAGCATCAGGCGGTGCGTGAGTCGGCCGGCGTGTTCGACGTCTCGCACATGGGTGAGTTCCGCATCCAGGGGGAAGGCGCACTGGCTTTCCTGCAGCACGTCACCCCCAACGACGTGAGCAAGCTGCGTCCCGGCCGCGCCCAGTACAACTGGCTGCCCAACGACCGGGGCGGTCTGGTGGATGACATCTATATCTATATGGTCGGCGAGAACGAGTACCTGATGGTCGTGAACGCCAGCAATATCGACAAGGACTGGGCGCACCTGCAGACCCTGGCCGCGGGCTTTGGCGTGACGCTGACCAACGAGTCCGACCGCTGGGCACTGCTCGCCGTTCAGGGGCCCAAGGCCGCCGAGGTGCTGCAACCTCACGTGGACGTGGACCTGGGCAGCAAGAAGAAGAACGCCTACTTCCCGGCCCGGCTGTTTGGCTTCAACGTACATCTGGCACGCACCGGCTATACCGGCGAGGACGGCTTCGAGGTGTTTATTGATGCCAGTGAGGCAGAGACCGTGTGGGACAAGCTGATGGCGATCGGCGTCACCCCCGCTGGCCTGGGCGCCCGCGATACGCTGCGCCTGGAAGCCGGCTTTCCCCTGTACGGCCATGAGTTTGCGGACGACATTCACCCCCTGAGCAGTCACTACACCTGGGTGGTCAAGGACAAGCCCTTTTACGGCCGCGAAGCCCTTCAGCAGCCGGCCCAGCAGAAACTGATCGGCCTGAAGCTGGACAAGGTGCCGGTGCGTGAGGGCTACCCGGTACTGCAGAGCGGTCAGGTGGTCGGGCACGTGACCAGTGGAACCAGCAGCCCCACCCTGGGTCACCCCATTGCTCTGGCTCTGGTGCAGGCAGGTGCCGCCGACGCCACCGATTTCGAGGTCGAGGTCCGCGGCAAGGCGCACCCGGCCACCCGGACGGACGTTCCTTTTTACAAAGCCCCTTAA
- a CDS encoding replication-associated recombination protein A, translated as MTLFDPPAPLAERLRPRTVAEVVGQTHLLGPGRPLTRVLQSGRLGSLILWGPPGVGKTTLARLVAGEVGAHFIALSAVSAGVKDVREAVTEAERLRARGTRTILFLDEIHRFNKAQQDALLPHVESGLLTLIGATTENPSFEVNPALRSRARTLVLEALTQEDIKGLLERALSDERGLPGVSVEPEALDLLARLADGDARRALSTLEVAATLADPVTPEAVTEAFGRHLPAMDKNGEDFYNLISALHKSVRGSHVDASLYWLARMIEGGADTGYVARRVVRMASEDIGLADPQALRLAIAARDSVEFLGSPEGDLALAQAVVYLALAPKSNSVYNAWGDALRAVREGESLPVPVHLRNAPTALMRAQGYGKGYAYYFDDPEGSFEQLYLPEGVQLDLYAPTGEGWEARMAERWRKLREAHGEARAEAKEEPSGS; from the coding sequence GTGACCCTGTTCGACCCGCCCGCGCCCCTGGCCGAACGCCTGCGCCCCCGCACGGTGGCCGAAGTGGTGGGCCAGACTCACCTGCTGGGTCCGGGCCGTCCACTGACCCGTGTGCTGCAGTCCGGCCGGCTGGGCAGCCTGATCCTGTGGGGACCGCCCGGCGTCGGCAAAACCACCCTGGCGCGGCTGGTTGCCGGGGAGGTTGGCGCGCATTTCATTGCCCTGTCGGCTGTTTCCGCAGGGGTCAAGGATGTGCGCGAGGCCGTCACCGAGGCTGAGCGGCTGCGGGCCCGTGGCACACGCACCATCCTGTTTCTCGACGAGATCCACCGTTTCAACAAGGCCCAGCAGGACGCCCTGCTGCCGCATGTCGAGTCCGGGCTGCTCACGCTGATCGGCGCGACCACCGAGAACCCCAGTTTCGAGGTCAACCCGGCGTTGCGCTCACGGGCCCGCACCCTGGTTCTGGAAGCACTGACGCAGGAAGACATCAAAGGCCTGCTGGAACGTGCCCTGTCCGACGAGCGCGGCCTGCCCGGTGTCAGCGTCGAGCCGGAAGCCCTGGACCTGCTCGCCCGGCTGGCAGACGGGGACGCACGGCGCGCCCTGAGCACCCTGGAAGTCGCTGCGACGCTGGCCGATCCGGTCACGCCCGAGGCAGTGACCGAAGCGTTCGGGCGCCACCTGCCGGCCATGGACAAGAACGGGGAGGACTTCTACAACCTGATCAGCGCGCTGCATAAAAGCGTGCGAGGCTCGCACGTGGACGCCAGCCTGTACTGGCTGGCCCGCATGATCGAGGGCGGCGCCGATACCGGTTATGTCGCGCGGCGCGTGGTGCGCATGGCTTCTGAGGACATCGGTCTGGCTGACCCCCAGGCGCTGCGACTGGCCATTGCGGCGCGCGACAGCGTGGAGTTTCTGGGCAGCCCCGAAGGTGACCTCGCGCTGGCGCAGGCGGTGGTGTATCTGGCACTGGCGCCAAAAAGCAACAGTGTCTACAACGCCTGGGGCGACGCCCTGCGGGCCGTGCGGGAAGGGGAAAGCCTGCCGGTGCCGGTTCACCTGCGCAATGCCCCCACGGCATTGATGCGCGCGCAGGGCTACGGCAAGGGGTACGCCTATTACTTCGATGATCCTGAAGGCTCCTTCGAGCAGCTCTACCTGCCCGAAGGGGTACAGCTGGACCTGTACGCCCCCACCGGCGAAGGCTGGGAAGCGCGCATGGCCGAACGCTGGCGCAAGCTGCGCGAAGCGCACGGGGAAGCCCGCGCTGAAGCTAAAGAGGAACCGTCCGGGTCCTAG
- a CDS encoding complex I NDUFA9 subunit family protein — MTNVLVTGATGFVGRAVVKELLGRGHRVFAGSRGGEAVGGASGLKLDVTDPGSVTRAVGEADPGAVIHLVGIIQEQGDQTFSRVHVDATRHVLAATPRSARYLHMSALGAGEIPGSRYSVTKGEAEALAQRSGLNWTIFRPSLIFGVGDDFFGRVLKNLVSAAPVVPQIGDGRFPFRPVSVEDVAQAFVSALDRPETVGHVYALTGPQEFTFRELLELELAALGKKKPIVPVPLALMNLGVPLMQVLPNPPITRDQYAMLKAGNTAPNDEAREVFRLPMHRLQDRLGQIVQGR, encoded by the coding sequence ATGACAAACGTGCTGGTGACGGGTGCGACGGGCTTCGTGGGCCGGGCCGTGGTGAAAGAGCTGCTGGGGCGGGGGCACCGGGTTTTCGCGGGATCGCGCGGTGGTGAGGCCGTAGGCGGCGCCAGCGGCCTGAAACTGGACGTGACCGATCCGGGAAGCGTCACCCGCGCGGTCGGCGAGGCGGACCCGGGAGCCGTGATTCATCTGGTCGGCATTATTCAGGAGCAGGGCGACCAGACTTTCAGCCGCGTGCATGTCGACGCCACCCGGCATGTGCTGGCCGCCACACCGCGTTCGGCACGTTACCTGCACATGAGTGCGCTGGGTGCCGGTGAGATTCCGGGCAGCCGCTACAGCGTGACCAAAGGCGAGGCCGAGGCCCTGGCGCAGCGCAGTGGCCTGAACTGGACGATTTTCCGGCCCAGCCTGATTTTCGGAGTAGGTGACGACTTTTTCGGACGGGTCCTCAAGAATCTGGTGTCGGCCGCGCCGGTGGTGCCGCAGATTGGCGACGGCCGCTTTCCCTTCCGGCCCGTGAGTGTGGAAGACGTGGCTCAGGCCTTCGTCTCGGCGCTGGACCGGCCGGAGACAGTCGGTCACGTCTATGCGCTTACCGGCCCGCAGGAATTCACCTTCCGGGAGCTGCTGGAGCTGGAACTGGCTGCCCTGGGCAAGAAAAAACCCATCGTGCCGGTGCCTCTGGCACTGATGAATCTGGGCGTACCGCTGATGCAGGTGCTGCCCAATCCGCCGATCACCCGTGACCAGTACGCCATGCTGAAAGCCGGCAACACCGCCCCGAACGACGAGGCCAGAGAGGTGTTCAGGCTTCCGATGCACCGCCTGCAGGACCGCCTGGGGCAGATCGTTCAGGGCCGCTAG
- a CDS encoding endonuclease MutS2: protein MPFDSRALSALDFPRVRDALEQRSSTTLGAERARALLPSEDAGRVARELDEVEDALFGVSLSLGGIQDIRELHARAAEGRVLAGQELLNAAYSLDGAMTVRRAIDANSRGPLREVGQGLGDHSELVRRFLSALDRDGGVRDDASPRLRDLRKRIDPLRGRIREKLSATLERWADVLQEHIVTIRRDRYVLPVQASRVGQVQGIIVDASATGQTYFVEPAAVTQLNNELTRLILDEEAEVRRILTELSGLLAGDSEVPMTLATVGELDLIAAKARLARDWRLNRPEPVQDHTYDLREARHPLIENPVPNDIQLGETRLLLITGPNMGGKTATLKTLGLAVLMHQCGLYVAAATARLPIVRDVLVDIGDEQSIEASLSTFASHLKHLRYVLRHAAPDTLVLIDELGSGTDPDEGAALAQALIETLLSQDARGIITSHLSPLKLFALETPGLKNASMGFEVSTLAPTYHLQVGQPGRSYALAIAQRMGLPSQVLERAQTLLGPEAGLMERMLEGLESERADLATQLETAVISRRDAEAELARVRQERETLEARRNEMLAEAAQKAETLYADAIERVRTLRARAQEDSARPRVMQELRELRAAAQKARPAPPVREERGDPIRVGSKVEVPAYNASGQVLELRGDDLVVQLGVMKVGVKRRDVRLKQEVKVPAAKGRNGRPVAFTGTAPSSFQNELQLRGLGVEEAVEELRTAILEAHALKESPLRVVHGKGQGVLRRLLREYLKTDKKVESFHDAEANQGGHGVTIVNLRK, encoded by the coding sequence ATGCCGTTTGATTCCCGCGCCCTGTCCGCCCTGGATTTCCCCCGCGTCCGCGACGCCCTCGAGCAGCGCAGCAGCACAACGCTGGGCGCCGAGCGTGCGCGGGCCCTCCTGCCTTCGGAAGACGCCGGGCGTGTCGCACGCGAGCTTGATGAGGTCGAAGACGCCCTGTTCGGCGTCAGCCTGTCCCTGGGCGGCATTCAGGACATCCGTGAGCTGCATGCCCGCGCCGCGGAGGGCCGCGTGCTTGCCGGGCAGGAACTGCTGAACGCTGCCTACTCGCTTGACGGCGCCATGACAGTGCGCCGCGCCATCGACGCCAATTCGCGCGGACCGCTCCGTGAGGTAGGTCAGGGCCTGGGTGATCACAGCGAACTCGTGCGCCGCTTCCTGTCGGCGCTTGACCGCGACGGCGGCGTGCGTGACGACGCGTCCCCGCGCCTGCGGGACCTGCGCAAACGCATTGATCCGCTGCGTGGCCGCATCCGCGAAAAGCTCTCGGCCACTCTGGAGCGCTGGGCGGACGTTCTGCAGGAACACATCGTGACCATCCGGCGCGACCGCTACGTGCTGCCGGTGCAGGCCAGCCGCGTCGGGCAGGTGCAGGGCATCATCGTGGACGCCTCTGCCACCGGACAGACCTACTTTGTCGAACCGGCGGCCGTGACACAGCTCAACAACGAGCTGACCCGCCTGATTCTGGACGAGGAGGCTGAGGTCCGGCGCATTCTGACCGAGCTCTCCGGGCTGCTGGCGGGCGACTCGGAGGTGCCGATGACGCTCGCCACCGTGGGCGAACTGGACCTGATCGCCGCCAAGGCCCGGCTGGCGCGCGACTGGCGCCTCAACCGCCCGGAGCCGGTGCAGGACCACACCTACGATCTGCGTGAAGCGCGCCACCCCCTGATCGAGAACCCGGTACCCAACGACATTCAGCTGGGCGAGACGCGCCTGCTGCTGATCACCGGCCCCAACATGGGGGGTAAGACCGCGACCCTCAAAACGCTGGGGCTGGCGGTGCTGATGCACCAGTGCGGCCTGTATGTGGCCGCGGCCACTGCCCGCCTGCCGATTGTGCGAGACGTACTGGTGGATATCGGTGACGAGCAGAGCATCGAAGCCAGCCTGTCCACCTTCGCCTCGCACCTCAAGCACCTGCGCTACGTGCTGCGTCACGCCGCGCCCGACACCCTGGTCCTGATCGACGAGCTGGGTTCCGGCACCGACCCTGACGAAGGCGCCGCGCTTGCCCAGGCCCTGATCGAGACCCTGCTGTCCCAGGACGCACGGGGCATCATCACCAGCCACCTGTCGCCGCTCAAGCTGTTCGCACTGGAAACGCCGGGGCTCAAGAATGCCAGCATGGGCTTCGAGGTCAGCACTCTGGCGCCGACCTACCACCTGCAGGTAGGTCAGCCGGGCCGCAGTTACGCACTGGCCATTGCGCAGCGCATGGGATTGCCGTCCCAGGTCCTCGAGCGCGCCCAGACCCTCCTGGGCCCTGAAGCTGGCCTGATGGAGCGCATGCTCGAAGGCCTGGAAAGTGAGCGCGCCGATCTGGCCACCCAGCTTGAAACAGCCGTCATTTCCCGCCGGGACGCTGAGGCTGAGCTGGCCCGCGTCCGGCAGGAACGCGAAACCCTCGAAGCGCGCCGCAATGAGATGCTGGCAGAAGCTGCCCAGAAAGCCGAAACGCTGTATGCCGACGCCATCGAACGTGTCCGCACACTCCGGGCCCGGGCGCAGGAGGACAGCGCCCGTCCCCGGGTCATGCAGGAACTCCGCGAACTTCGGGCGGCTGCCCAGAAAGCACGTCCTGCGCCGCCCGTCCGGGAGGAACGTGGCGATCCCATCCGGGTGGGGAGCAAGGTCGAGGTCCCAGCCTACAACGCCAGCGGGCAGGTACTGGAACTGCGTGGAGACGATCTGGTCGTGCAGCTTGGCGTGATGAAGGTCGGTGTTAAACGCCGGGACGTGCGGCTGAAGCAGGAAGTGAAGGTGCCGGCCGCCAAAGGCAGGAATGGCCGCCCTGTAGCCTTTACCGGAACCGCGCCGAGCAGCTTTCAGAACGAACTGCAGCTGCGGGGTCTGGGTGTGGAGGAAGCCGTCGAGGAACTGCGCACGGCCATCCTGGAAGCACATGCCCTCAAGGAAAGTCCGCTGCGGGTGGTCCACGGCAAAGGGCAGGGCGTGCTGCGCCGGCTGCTGCGTGAGTACCTCAAAACCGACAAGAAGGTCGAGTCCTTCCACGACGCAGAAGCCAACCAGGGGGGACACGGGGTCACAATCGTGAACTTGCGGAAGTAG
- a CDS encoding MFS transporter translates to MTELSAPPRLLPLLAVGVAAFFTLGLIQAMYGPAFPMFQARFGVDTGAVGLIASVHFLGSSLAPFLVGLALRQVSARRVVVASLLILAAGVSGVALAPSWGLAVTAAFVGGLGLGGVSACLNAAYAAQGTRPVNLVNAVFGIGSMVSPLLVVSLGEGGLGGPFLAVALSAALTLLVARIWGVPGIPAVTGAGAGEVTITPRLMLVFAVMIGVYVGLEAGYGAWTVRYLDSRGLPGAALVLSGFWGGITLSRVLTGMFGARVHPAWLVIGSAAFVTVCALSALIPLLAPGASVLAGLALGPVFGSMLAWASRVMPARQVPFLLTAGSAGGVLLPFLMGQGVAAFGPLAVPLTLATLGSVLLVLSMLTLRHTRPT, encoded by the coding sequence GTGACTGAACTTTCTGCGCCGCCACGCCTATTGCCCTTGCTGGCAGTAGGCGTGGCGGCTTTTTTTACCCTGGGTCTGATTCAGGCGATGTACGGCCCGGCCTTTCCAATGTTCCAGGCACGTTTTGGCGTAGACACCGGCGCCGTAGGCTTAATTGCCAGCGTTCATTTCCTGGGCTCGTCCCTGGCACCATTTCTGGTGGGGCTGGCCCTCAGGCAGGTCAGTGCCAGACGTGTGGTCGTGGCCAGTCTGCTGATCCTGGCTGCAGGCGTGAGTGGTGTGGCCCTGGCGCCGTCGTGGGGGCTGGCTGTTACGGCCGCGTTTGTGGGTGGTCTGGGTTTAGGCGGGGTCAGCGCGTGCCTGAACGCCGCGTATGCCGCGCAGGGCACTCGGCCGGTCAATCTGGTCAATGCCGTTTTCGGTATTGGAAGTATGGTTTCGCCCCTGCTGGTGGTTTCCCTGGGCGAAGGTGGCCTGGGGGGTCCGTTTCTGGCGGTAGCGCTCAGCGCAGCCCTGACCCTGCTGGTGGCCCGGATCTGGGGCGTCCCAGGCATTCCGGCAGTGACCGGCGCTGGCGCTGGCGAGGTTACTATCACCCCCCGTCTAATGCTGGTGTTTGCTGTCATGATTGGCGTGTACGTTGGTCTGGAAGCTGGGTATGGTGCCTGGACGGTGCGCTACCTGGACAGCCGGGGGCTGCCGGGCGCGGCCCTGGTGCTGAGCGGCTTCTGGGGCGGAATCACCTTGAGCCGTGTGCTGACCGGCATGTTCGGAGCCAGGGTGCATCCGGCGTGGCTGGTCATCGGGAGCGCCGCTTTTGTGACGGTCTGCGCACTGAGCGCCCTGATTCCGCTGCTGGCCCCGGGCGCCAGTGTGCTGGCAGGGCTGGCCCTTGGGCCGGTGTTTGGCAGCATGCTGGCGTGGGCCTCAAGGGTCATGCCGGCGCGTCAGGTGCCTTTTCTGCTGACGGCCGGCTCAGCAGGAGGAGTGCTACTGCCTTTTTTGATGGGGCAGGGTGTCGCCGCCTTTGGGCCACTGGCTGTGCCGCTCACGTTGGCAACCCTGGGCTCGGTGCTGCTGGTGCTGTCTATGCTTACCCTGCGTCACACCAGACCCACCTGA
- a CDS encoding GreA/GreB family elongation factor, whose amino-acid sequence MTQAIRQVRLTREGFERLQKTLEQEQQRLAEATRILQEQMETSADTEDTGLEDAKREKMAIEARLDELEDTLARATIIEDHENDGRVELGAIVNLSNETTKKDMKVQVVSAPEAAVLGGSLPRISEDSPVGKELMGRKTGDSFVVNLEGGKQVKYKVKSIEY is encoded by the coding sequence GTGACCCAAGCAATCAGACAGGTGAGACTCACGCGTGAAGGCTTTGAGCGCCTTCAGAAAACCCTGGAGCAGGAACAACAGCGCCTGGCGGAAGCCACCCGCATTCTGCAGGAACAGATGGAAACCAGTGCCGATACCGAAGACACTGGCCTGGAGGACGCCAAGCGCGAGAAGATGGCCATTGAGGCGCGGCTTGATGAGCTTGAAGACACCCTGGCCCGCGCCACCATCATTGAGGACCACGAGAACGATGGCCGTGTCGAGCTCGGTGCCATTGTCAATCTCTCCAACGAAACCACCAAGAAGGACATGAAGGTGCAGGTGGTCAGCGCCCCTGAAGCTGCCGTGCTGGGCGGCTCTCTGCCACGCATCAGCGAGGACAGCCCGGTGGGCAAGGAGCTGATGGGCCGCAAGACCGGTGACTCGTTTGTGGTCAACCTGGAAGGCGGCAAGCAGGTCAAGTACAAAGTCAAAAGCATCGAGTATTGA